Proteins found in one Serratia plymuthica genomic segment:
- a CDS encoding beta-barrel assembly-enhancing protease: MTTRLTKTAIAVLLLGAINATAMAPAKAETQDQLPDMGTSAGGTLSIGQELAMGDFYVRQLRASAPLINDPLLTQYINQLGNRLVASAYSVRTPFHFYLVRNDEINAFAFFGGNVVLHSALFRETDNESQLASVLAHEISHVTQRHLARAMEDQQRNAPLTWVGALGSILLAMANPTMGMAALSGTMAGTQQGMISFTQSNEQEADRIGIQVLQRAGFDPEAMPNFLQKLSDQSRYASKPPEMLLTHPLPDSRLSDARNRANQMPKHLVQSTQDYLMAKVRSLGMYSTEGYSLNEELLDTYSKGNVREQMAAKYGRAILFYEAKKYDDARNILQPLLTQDPKNVWLLDLMTDIDLGQKRAPQAIARLQAANAAQSNNPVLQLNLANAYVEGNQPAQASKILNRYTFAHPDDPNAWDLLAQASAAQGLRDEELSARAESLALTGRLDQAIGLLSNASSLQKLGSLKQARYDARIDQLRQLQERFRQYQRG; this comes from the coding sequence ATGACCACCCGGTTGACCAAAACAGCGATTGCAGTACTGTTGCTCGGCGCGATCAACGCCACGGCGATGGCGCCGGCGAAGGCGGAAACCCAGGATCAACTGCCGGACATGGGCACCTCTGCGGGCGGCACCCTGAGCATCGGCCAGGAGCTGGCGATGGGTGATTTCTATGTGCGCCAGTTACGCGCCAGCGCGCCCCTGATCAACGATCCGCTGCTAACCCAATACATCAACCAGTTGGGCAACCGGCTGGTGGCGAGCGCCTATTCGGTGCGTACGCCGTTCCATTTCTATCTGGTGCGCAACGACGAAATCAACGCCTTCGCTTTCTTTGGCGGCAACGTGGTGCTGCACTCCGCCCTGTTCCGTGAAACCGACAACGAAAGCCAACTGGCCTCGGTGCTGGCGCATGAAATCTCGCACGTGACCCAGCGCCATCTGGCGCGGGCGATGGAAGACCAGCAGCGCAATGCCCCGCTGACCTGGGTAGGCGCCCTCGGCTCGATCCTGCTGGCGATGGCCAACCCGACCATGGGCATGGCGGCGCTGAGCGGCACGATGGCCGGCACCCAACAGGGCATGATCAGCTTTACCCAATCGAATGAGCAGGAAGCCGACCGTATCGGCATTCAGGTGCTGCAACGCGCCGGGTTCGATCCGGAAGCGATGCCCAACTTCTTGCAGAAACTGTCCGACCAGTCACGCTATGCCTCCAAGCCGCCGGAAATGCTGCTGACGCACCCCTTGCCCGACAGCCGCCTGTCCGATGCGCGCAACCGCGCCAACCAAATGCCCAAGCACCTGGTGCAGTCCACACAGGATTACCTGATGGCCAAGGTGCGTTCGCTGGGCATGTACAGCACGGAAGGCTACAGCCTGAATGAAGAGCTGCTCGACACCTACAGCAAAGGCAACGTACGCGAGCAGATGGCCGCCAAATATGGCCGCGCCATCCTGTTCTATGAAGCGAAAAAATACGACGACGCCCGTAACATCCTGCAGCCGCTGCTGACGCAAGATCCGAAAAACGTCTGGCTGCTCGATCTGATGACCGACATCGATCTCGGACAGAAGCGCGCGCCGCAGGCCATTGCGCGGCTACAGGCCGCCAACGCCGCACAGAGCAACAACCCGGTGCTGCAGCTCAATCTGGCCAACGCCTATGTGGAAGGCAACCAGCCGGCGCAGGCGTCAAAAATACTTAACCGCTACACCTTCGCCCACCCGGACGATCCCAACGCCTGGGATCTGCTGGCGCAAGCCAGCGCCGCACAGGGGCTGCGCGACGAAGAGCTGTCTGCCCGCGCCGAGAGCCTGGCGCTAACTGGCCGCCTCGATCAGGCGATCGGCCTGCTCAGCAACGCCAGTTCGCTGCAAAAACTCGGCAGCCTGAAACAGGCGCGTTATGATGCGCGCATCGACCAACTGCGCCAGTTGCAAGAGCGTTTCCGCCAATACCAGCGCGGCTGA
- a CDS encoding RrF2 family transcriptional regulator gives MAYITTSVEYGIHCLLWLVGDNQRALSSRELAELQGVSPSFLAKIFPKLEKAGIVAASEGVRGGYRLARPADEISFLEIIDAIEGHKPLFDCQEVRGRCAVFDNSPPDWAVSGKCAIHAVMLQAEKAMRDALAAQTLGAVATRFGRKAPQGFFSEVNIWIDERMTERTTRSGKPARSKP, from the coding sequence ATGGCGTACATCACAACCAGCGTTGAATATGGTATCCACTGTTTGCTCTGGCTGGTCGGCGATAATCAGCGCGCCCTCAGCAGCCGTGAGCTGGCAGAATTGCAGGGCGTTTCCCCCAGCTTCCTCGCCAAAATTTTTCCCAAACTCGAAAAGGCGGGGATCGTTGCGGCCAGCGAAGGGGTGCGCGGCGGCTACCGGCTGGCGCGCCCGGCGGATGAAATCAGTTTCCTGGAAATCATCGACGCCATTGAAGGGCACAAGCCCTTGTTCGACTGCCAGGAAGTGCGTGGCCGCTGCGCCGTATTCGACAATTCGCCGCCCGACTGGGCAGTTTCCGGCAAGTGCGCGATCCATGCGGTGATGCTGCAGGCGGAAAAAGCCATGCGCGACGCCCTGGCGGCGCAAACGCTGGGTGCCGTGGCCACTCGTTTTGGCCGCAAGGCACCGCAGGGCTTCTTCAGCGAGGTCAATATCTGGATCGATGAACGCATGACCGAGCGCACCACCCGCAGCGGCAAACCGGCGCGCTCCAAGCCCTAA